TGCCATCAAATAAGTTTTGAGAAGAAAAGATAAATGCTGGTTATTAGATAATTAACGATCGTGCGTTTTCCCTGTTTCATTCGATGCAAACTATAAACGCAAGCTTTGATTATATAATTGCAAGCTTCGTTTTTATAATCAAAGCCTTTGTTTTTATAAACGAAGCTTGCGTTTATAGATTACGGTTAACGAAAAATAAGTTTACATGCTGATAATAAGAAGTTTACAATTAATGAAAGAGAACTTTTCTATTAATGAATGAAAAGTGGGTTATTAAGAGCCTGCTCCGAGTTTTGCCCGACACAGTTTTGAGAGTTGCTCTCGAGTATATTTTCTGTTGTTGTGAGGAGCATGACGGAGACTATGTGACGAATAAAAACTGGTCGGTAAAGCCTATCTAACATAATCTCAGGAAAATCTAAACAGGCTCTCAATCTGCCACTTCAAAATGAAAAATCACTTATTGATATTGTTTATATAATTGCATTTCATCCATACTACATTATAAGCACCCACCGTCTTTAGCCGAACATTCAGCACCGAACGCCCTTCCATCAATAAGCGTCTTTTAAATAATTATACACTTGATAATATATACTTTCAATGTTCTATTTTTAATATTATACAAGGAAATGGCCAATTAGAAAATAACGAACCGGAAAATAAACTGCATAAATAAATGCATGAGCATACAAAAAGATGCCTAATATTGCATAAAAGCAAACAGGATATGCATCTTTCTCTATTCAGAAACCGCTCATTACTTTAAAACCAACGAAGTGTTCCTCGGTGTGCATCGACTTGTTCCTCACCGGGGAAGCTATCGCTCCCCAGTGAAGGAGATAAAAATGGACTATTAAGAAACATTTTTTTCTCTAGTTTACCATAATATATCGGAAAGGAAAAAACAATAAAATGATTAGTTATTCGGGCATCTGTTCTCCAAATAACAAAAATAATCAAAAATCTATCACACTTCGAATAGAATATTTTCAAAACAGCAGAAAGGGAGAATCACGTAATCACAAATGCAGGACATTTTCCTGCTTTTCTTTACCAAACTGCAATTCACGTCCTTCTTCCAATGATTAAATATTCCTTTTTTAAGAATCATCGTTTTTTAAGAAGGTTATTGATTCCTTCAGAAGGCTCTTTCGACTTTTATCCTTCAATAGCTCTTTTGTCTTATCCGCCAAAAACAGGGGGATATTAATCAAATTACCATCTTGTTTCAAATTCAGCATTGAATAGCGAATCAGGTAAGCGGGTTGGAAAAGCTTCTCATAATGAATCACACTTTTGATATCAGAAATGTGATAACTTACACATTTCTGATATGAGTTTCGTGCGAATCTACACATTATCCATATAAAACGAAAGAAAAACTCTGAATATTAGCTTGCCAACAGCTCCCTGTTTATTTAAAAGTAATCATCAACTGTTCATCAACACCTTTATCAGGTATTCTCACACTACAGATACCTGCCTCCTTATCCCAACTCCACGCTACAGTTTCAGTGTCATTCTCCAGATTTTCTTCCAAACGTTCCGGTTTAGTTTTCTTTATCTTCTTTCCTTTGACAGTTACCTCTTTCGGAGCTTTCGCAGAATAAATACGGAACAACAGATTTCTCGGACCGGGAACGGTGTAGCCTTTTCCTTCACGGGCAAAGACGGTCAGTTCATATCCATTTGCCAGAGTGCTGCAAATAATCGGTGTTTTGACAAATTCATGACGCTGGTACCCTAAGTTTTCTCCTTCATCTTCGTAAAGGGTAAAGGCAGCCTGTGCACCTTCTTGTGCGGGGAAGATTTCAAAAGTAAGTGGATATACCGGTTTCTCATGGATGTAGTTCATCACCGGCATCGTAGGGATGATGGAACCTTGCTTCACAAACATGGGAACAGAGGACAAGGGAGCGTCAACGGTAGTCCATTGCTCTCCGGTGTAGACCGTCTGCTTGTTGTTGTAGTCTATCCATGTACCTTCAGGAAGATACACGTTCTTTGTGCGGGCACCTTTCTTCACCACGGGAGCCACCAACAATTCACGACCGAACAGGAATTGGGCATCCGTGGAGAAAGTTTCCATATCCATTGGATATTCCAGAAACAGAGGTCGCATGATAGGCAATCCTGTATCATACGCTTCGCGGGCGTAAGTGTAGATATACGGTAACAAACGATATTTCAGTTCGATAGCCGCTTTCGCGTTCTTTTCCGCTTCCGGTCCGAAAAGCCACGGTTCCACCGGGTTATCTCCCTCATGGTGGATACGACTCAAAGGATTGAATGCACCGAATTGAATCCAACGGGTATAGAGTTCCGCCATAGCCGGATAATCCTCAATGTCTCCACAGTAACCGGTGATATCACAGGAAGAAAACGGGATTAATCCCAACCCTGCGGAAAGCATTACAGGAATCTGATTGGCCAACTGTCCCCACCCTTGCAGTACATCGTCTCCGTTTCCGCTGTCACCCGTCCAGCCGAACGTATAACGTTGCAATCCGGCATAAGCAGCACGGGTCATTTGGAAAACACGACGGTCCGGATTCCTCTTTTCAAATTGCTCCTTCACCACTTTGTCCCAAGTCAGTCCGTAGACATTATGGATTTCATCATGCATACCGAGATGGTGCTTCATCACCAGGCGTTCCGTCTGCTCTTCATTGCTCCATGCAGGTTCGCCCATGTCGGTCCAGAAGCCGGAGATACCATCGTCAATCGGTTTCTGCTGATAAGTTCCCCACCAGTCGGCTACGGCAGGCAAGGTAAAATCCACCACTCCGCAGTTTCCACCCCACGGCCAGGGCATATCGTAGCTTTTACCGTTCGTATGGTCCTTTACAAAATAGCCCAGGCGGTCTGCTTCTTCCCATTGTTTTTTGTTGGCTTGTGCAATTACCGGATCTTGAGATACGACTACCTTAAAACCCATCTCTTTCAAATCCGAAAGCATCTTTTTGGGGTTTTCATAGTTTCCTTTGCGCCATTCGAAATCCTGCAAATATTCTGTCCAGCCGATATCCTGATAGATAATATCACAAGGGATTCCCCGTTTCCGGTAGCCTTCGGCTATCTCACGACTTAGCTTTTCACTTGTCAACAGACCGCGGCATTGAGCAAAACCCAACGCCCATTTCGGCGGCATGATAGGTTTTCCGGTCAGTCCGACGTATTGACTGATGATTTCTTTATAGTCTTTACCGAAGATAAAGTAATATACCATTTCCCCGTTCGGCGCTTCAAAGCTGTAATAATCACGGCTTTCCGTTCCGAATTTAAATTCCGTCTTATAGGTGTTATCAAGGAAAATACCATATCGGTAATTGCTCATAAAGAAAGGAATACTCTTGTAAAGAGGATCTTCTACCACGCTATAACAAGGTTTGTCGCTATTCCACATCTTATAAGACTCGCCACGACGATCCATCTTTCCCGCTTTCTCACCAAGTCCGAAGAAGTGCTCGTCACGACGAAGCACTTTATATTCCACCTTCTTCGTCCCTTCACTGACATGGCCTTTATCGGCATAATCACTAAACAAGAGTTTCTGATATTTATCGAATATCTGAAGACTCATCGGAGATTTATTCACCCGGATACGCAACTTCGGAGTAAATATCTCGTAACAGGCCGCCTGTTCATCCACATGAATAGTTCCTACCTCTTCCAGTTCTTCATTAATCACTGCAAACGAAGCATTTCTTCGTTGCAACTGCCCGTCGGGTGAGAACCAGATTTTCACGACGGAAGAGCTGCAAAGTTGCAATTGCAAGGCGGCACTGTCCGCCAGGTGAAAAGTCACCTGACGTCCCTGCTGTGTAAAAGAAGTGCATGTACGTGTCTCATTTTCCGCCCAAACCCATGTTGGAAATACCAGACACAACACCCATACCCATAATTTATATCTAATCATCATACCTATCATTTTAGTTATTCTGTAGCAGCCGCTTTATTCAGCCACAATCATCGTCCAATATTTCAGGGAAGGCAATGTGAATGAGACAATCCCGTTCTCCTGTGTAAAGGGCAATTCCTGCAAAGCTCCTCCATGTGCATCCGGCGACGCTACCCACAGCTTATTCACCTTTGCCGACAGATTCATTTGCAAAGCTGCTTTTGTAATCAGAGCCGGTTCCGGCATCGTACCGTCCACATCTCTCCAGCTAAGACTGTTCGCTTGCGAGAAATTAAGAAGATGTATCACTTGCTTGCCACCTACCTGCTTGGCATAAGTAGTAACTGATCCCTGTTGAGGAGGCCAACTATTCAGTCTCATTTCGCCATTAGTACAATTCATGGAAACACTATTCTCCGTACCGCCGTCACGAAGCAGGTTTTGATAAGAAGTCAGGAAATCATAATAACGAACCATCGCTGTTTTCAGTTCTTCGCTCATTGTCAGGTTCTCATTCGGAAAGTACTCTTTGCACAACATGTGATCGCCTCCCAACTCCAGGTGCGAACCACCCAAAGCAAACATGACAGCATCTGTCAATAAGACACCCGGCGTATTAAATTCCCCCCGGTTATCCGCTTTATTATAATTCATATAAGCTGCAAAAACCGTATTCAACTGATAATTGCCATAGACTCCATTTTCATAAAGAATGGCTTTCAGATTGGTAAAATCAGCCTCATCCGCCCACACTTCATTATAGAAGAAATCAACTTTACCTGTCTCTCCTATCTGACGGGCACCGTAACGGCTGACCGCATTCATCACCAAACTCTTGTCCGGATGAGCCTGCTTCGTCGCTTCAATAAAAGAAGCATATCCCTCACGCAGATTGACCGGAATACCGTTGTAATTGTAAAGCGTGCCGCGTCGTCCCAACTGGTCTATCTGATAGCCGTCGAAGGCAAAGTTCGCATATACATCATCATTCCTCTCATTCAAATATTTCTGCCATTCCTTATTAGAAGGATCTACCAGATAGATATTACTTTTCCATCCGCCCGGCAGATCATGACTGTCTTTAGTAGTGTGAGAAGCATCCTTAAACAAATACCATTCCTCCTTCACCCCGTCCGTAGCAGCATCCTTCAACGCTCCGAAACAAAGATTGTAAAACATAGACTTCATACCGAAACGATGCTGCGCTTCAATGTAGTTTTTCACTGAACTTGTATAAACCTCCCGGTTAGCGATGTCCATATATACTTCGTCCAACTGTGTGCGTGTACCGCCCAACGGCCAGTGATGCTTATTATGCCAGTCCTGAAACTGTACCCAATTGATGTGATGACGATTCAGATACGCCATCTCTTCCTGTGTCTTTTCAGCCGTCTTCTCCCGACTGAAATCAGCGACAAAACCATAACGTGGAAAACGTGCCGGATCACTGGATACATCTACCGCAATCGTACCGACAATCACATCTGTACCATTCTCCTGACGGTACAGTTCCGCCATATATCCTTTGAAATCAGTAATAGGCGGTTGCCATGTCCAACTGTTACCATTTACCGACTCTTCTCCGACAACCTCCCCTAAAAGACGATAACGAACTTTAGTTCCGGCAGGCAACGCATCTTCTGCTGTAAATACCACTTTCTCCCCCGGTTTATAGAAAGCCTTATCCGTAGACAGGTCCACACTTAAATCCGATGTTACCGGAGTCACTTCGGTAACACTGCCCGAAGCTCCTCCATTCTCCTGATTCGACTCATGATCGTCACTGCAAGCCATACACAGGAAAGCAGCCACCAAATATATTATTTTCTTCATCTTGAATTCTTGTTTTATTGTTTCACAATCGAAATCGTCTCTTTCAACTGGTCAATCGTAATCCGATAAGAACCGGCTTCCTGAATATTCCACTTATTATCCAAACTACCCAAATCTGCATCCGGATACATACTGCTCAACTCCGCATCCGACTTAGCAACAAACAATGCCGTCTCTACTTCCCCCGTCGGAGCCTTGTTGCTCTTATCCGCCATAAACCAATCCCCGTTCCAGTCTGACTGCTTATCGCAGGAAATCTTCATCTCACCTGTTTTCAGCGTACCGCTCCAGGTAAAGATGTAAGGACTGTCGGCACTCTTCGTCATCGGAGTAGCATTGCCTAAATCCCATCCGTTCGGAGTTGCCTCACCCACCAGATACAGCCCTTCGTAAGGAGTGAACGGACGCATCAGCATCTTTTCTTTTCCTTTACCTGTGTAGAACCAGACTTTATAAGGCTTGCCACATTCAGCTTCCTTCATCTGCCATTTATTATCGGCACCTCCAAGCACTACGGATGTCGAAGTGTACGGAGCATTAGCCATGGTAGGATGGAAGAAAGCATCCGACTGACCGAAATCTGTCACAGAAGCGAATTTAAAATCTCCGTCCGCCTTCCAGGGAATCACAGCTCCATAATGGAACAGATTCATTTGAACAGCATCTTTAGATAGTGCTTCAAATCCCCAACCATTGTTACCCGTAAACGAACCGACAATGAAAAACTCTTCAAATCTCCAGCCGATATCTTCTGTTTCAGTAAGCGTCAACGTCAAGTCGAGCAGGTTTGCTGTTACGATATAAGTTGCTTCTTTACTGATTGTGAACTGTTCGTCCGGTTGGTCATCCGATGTACGGTAGGTCAGTTTGAATCCTTCTCCGGCTGTAGCATCGCGGTTGTACGACGGCAGGAATTCTCCTAAGGTCGTTATAAACTTAAACGATCCGGTATTCAGCTTTCCTGTCCATGTAAATTGTCCGTTATCCGTACGTTCCATTGCCGTTGCGTTATCGGCGCTCCATCCGTTCGGAGCAGCATCACCAATCAGGTAAAGCGTGGTAGTAACCGGCTGGTAGGTAGTCACTGTAAAGGCAGTCGTCGCACTTTGTTTCTGATCTTCCATTCCGGCAACAACCGCTGTGATACGTGCTTCTAACTCCGCTTTCACGGCATAACCGATACCGAACTTCGTATTCAGGAATTGATTGAGTTCTTCCGCTTTCTTAGTCCATTGATACGTTCCCGTACCTAAATCCACCGAATAAGCATTTGCAAAGTCCGTTCCGGCTTTCGCCAGTTCCAGCGTATAAGAGATACGGTTACCGCTTCCATAATTCGTTCCGGTAGTCCATGAAAGCGCCAGCGCCTCCTGACTATGGTTCTTTTCGTTCAACACCAACTCCTGCTGATTCACCGAAAGGGTGAGGGTGTCATGTCCTTTATCTGTCTCCATATAATCCTCGGTACAGGCAACCATCGTTCCACCGATGAAAAGAGAGCATAACAATTGATATATATATTTCTTCATCATATTATTTGTCTAAATGAATGATTATAAAACGGATTAATAACCGGGATTTTGAGTCATCAGGTGATTGGAGTCCATCTCCGTCTGCGGAATAGGCAACAGGAGCCGTTCTTTGGTCACATTATTCTTACCGATAGATTTCAGGAATGTCAATGCATAATTTCCATTATCAACCCGGATCATATCGAACCAGCGGTGTCCCTCAAAAGCAAGTTCCATCCGGCGTTCGTGAATAATCTTTTCTCTCATTTCGGTCTGCGTCAGAGTAGTCGGCACATCTCCCAGTCCGGCACGCTTACGAACGATATTCAATGGTTCGGCAGCCTGATCCGGATGTCCCTGCTCATTCAATGCTTCCGCTTTCTTCAGTAAGACATCCGCATAACGGTATACTACAAAGTTGTTGGGGTTGGTATTATACTCCGGAGAAACGGTTTTCGACACAAGGAACTTACGGACGTTATAACCCGTATTCGACCAAGAACGTTTGTATTCCATACCATCAAAAGCAGGACAGCCCTGATACAACACAGTAATGTCTTTCCGCAAGTCACCGTCCTCGTATTGCTTGACAAACTCTTCCGTAGGCAAGTTCCATCCATAAGCACCGGCTACCATACCCGAATTACGTGGTCCCATGAAAGTAGACAACCAGGATGCTTGATTATCGCCGCCCCAAAAGTCATATTCCGTACTACCGGAGTATTGCACTTCGAAGAGAGATTCCGCACCATTATTGATCGTCGCATTAAAGTTATCGGCATAATTGCATTGAGTCAAATCATATCCCATTGCAGCAATGTTATTGCACAAGGTCACTACTTCATTATAATAGTCGCGATGATTAGGAGCCAGTGTCAGGTAAATATCCGCCAGCATCGCCATTGCAGCCTCTTTGCAGGCACGTCCCCTGTCAGCATCTCCATAACTGCTCTTCGGAGGAAGCATATTCACTGCATTTTTGCAGTCGGAAAGAATTTGAGCATATACCTCATCTACCGTATTACGGGCAATATCCGCAGATTCTCCCGGTTCAAACGGCTCCAAGCGCAAAGGCACCCCTCCGTACAAACGAACCAGAATATAATAATAATGTGCACGCAGGAAATAAGCCTCACCCATGCAACGGGTCTTTATCTCATTGGAGATAGATGCTGAAGGCAAATTGGAAAGCACGATGTTGCAACGTCCGATCCCAACCCACGGAGAACGCCATACATACAAGGCAAAGCCGTTGTCGCTCTGGGTTATGAAGTTGGAAGCTTGAACAGTCTCCAAACCGTCAGTACCTCCTCCGGCTCCTACTTCACTGTTGCCTGCGATGATATCGAGGCTCCAGATACGTTGGTTGTACATATTCGACGATTGCAAGGTCTTGTAGCAGGCAGTAGTCAGTGCCACAGCAATCTCATTCGTCACTTCCGACTCGGGATCGACGCCATATTTGGGATATTTATCCAAGAAATCGTTGCACGATGTCAATGCCAGCACGGCAGACATAAATACCAAAGTTATTATCTTTTTCATATTCTTTCTCCTGATTTAAAAGTTAAAGTTCAAGCCCATACTGAAGGTACGTGAAATCGGGTAACGGCTGCTGTCGATACCATTAATATCCACTTCCGGGTCGAAGCCGGAATATCCGGT
The Bacteroides caecimuris DNA segment above includes these coding regions:
- a CDS encoding glycoside hydrolase family 31 protein; translation: MIRYKLWVWVLCLVFPTWVWAENETRTCTSFTQQGRQVTFHLADSAALQLQLCSSSVVKIWFSPDGQLQRRNASFAVINEELEEVGTIHVDEQAACYEIFTPKLRIRVNKSPMSLQIFDKYQKLLFSDYADKGHVSEGTKKVEYKVLRRDEHFFGLGEKAGKMDRRGESYKMWNSDKPCYSVVEDPLYKSIPFFMSNYRYGIFLDNTYKTEFKFGTESRDYYSFEAPNGEMVYYFIFGKDYKEIISQYVGLTGKPIMPPKWALGFAQCRGLLTSEKLSREIAEGYRKRGIPCDIIYQDIGWTEYLQDFEWRKGNYENPKKMLSDLKEMGFKVVVSQDPVIAQANKKQWEEADRLGYFVKDHTNGKSYDMPWPWGGNCGVVDFTLPAVADWWGTYQQKPIDDGISGFWTDMGEPAWSNEEQTERLVMKHHLGMHDEIHNVYGLTWDKVVKEQFEKRNPDRRVFQMTRAAYAGLQRYTFGWTGDSGNGDDVLQGWGQLANQIPVMLSAGLGLIPFSSCDITGYCGDIEDYPAMAELYTRWIQFGAFNPLSRIHHEGDNPVEPWLFGPEAEKNAKAAIELKYRLLPYIYTYAREAYDTGLPIMRPLFLEYPMDMETFSTDAQFLFGRELLVAPVVKKGARTKNVYLPEGTWIDYNNKQTVYTGEQWTTVDAPLSSVPMFVKQGSIIPTMPVMNYIHEKPVYPLTFEIFPAQEGAQAAFTLYEDEGENLGYQRHEFVKTPIICSTLANGYELTVFAREGKGYTVPGPRNLLFRIYSAKAPKEVTVKGKKIKKTKPERLEENLENDTETVAWSWDKEAGICSVRIPDKGVDEQLMITFK
- a CDS encoding RagB/SusD family nutrient uptake outer membrane protein translates to MSAVLALTSCNDFLDKYPKYGVDPESEVTNEIAVALTTACYKTLQSSNMYNQRIWSLDIIAGNSEVGAGGGTDGLETVQASNFITQSDNGFALYVWRSPWVGIGRCNIVLSNLPSASISNEIKTRCMGEAYFLRAHYYYILVRLYGGVPLRLEPFEPGESADIARNTVDEVYAQILSDCKNAVNMLPPKSSYGDADRGRACKEAAMAMLADIYLTLAPNHRDYYNEVVTLCNNIAAMGYDLTQCNYADNFNATINNGAESLFEVQYSGSTEYDFWGGDNQASWLSTFMGPRNSGMVAGAYGWNLPTEEFVKQYEDGDLRKDITVLYQGCPAFDGMEYKRSWSNTGYNVRKFLVSKTVSPEYNTNPNNFVVYRYADVLLKKAEALNEQGHPDQAAEPLNIVRKRAGLGDVPTTLTQTEMREKIIHERRMELAFEGHRWFDMIRVDNGNYALTFLKSIGKNNVTKERLLLPIPQTEMDSNHLMTQNPGY
- a CDS encoding SusF/SusE family outer membrane protein, which translates into the protein MKKYIYQLLCSLFIGGTMVACTEDYMETDKGHDTLTLSVNQQELVLNEKNHSQEALALSWTTGTNYGSGNRISYTLELAKAGTDFANAYSVDLGTGTYQWTKKAEELNQFLNTKFGIGYAVKAELEARITAVVAGMEDQKQSATTAFTVTTYQPVTTTLYLIGDAAPNGWSADNATAMERTDNGQFTWTGKLNTGSFKFITTLGEFLPSYNRDATAGEGFKLTYRTSDDQPDEQFTISKEATYIVTANLLDLTLTLTETEDIGWRFEEFFIVGSFTGNNGWGFEALSKDAVQMNLFHYGAVIPWKADGDFKFASVTDFGQSDAFFHPTMANAPYTSTSVVLGGADNKWQMKEAECGKPYKVWFYTGKGKEKMLMRPFTPYEGLYLVGEATPNGWDLGNATPMTKSADSPYIFTWSGTLKTGEMKISCDKQSDWNGDWFMADKSNKAPTGEVETALFVAKSDAELSSMYPDADLGSLDNKWNIQEAGSYRITIDQLKETISIVKQ
- a CDS encoding glycoside hydrolase family 66 protein — protein: MKKIIYLVAAFLCMACSDDHESNQENGGASGSVTEVTPVTSDLSVDLSTDKAFYKPGEKVVFTAEDALPAGTKVRYRLLGEVVGEESVNGNSWTWQPPITDFKGYMAELYRQENGTDVIVGTIAVDVSSDPARFPRYGFVADFSREKTAEKTQEEMAYLNRHHINWVQFQDWHNKHHWPLGGTRTQLDEVYMDIANREVYTSSVKNYIEAQHRFGMKSMFYNLCFGALKDAATDGVKEEWYLFKDASHTTKDSHDLPGGWKSNIYLVDPSNKEWQKYLNERNDDVYANFAFDGYQIDQLGRRGTLYNYNGIPVNLREGYASFIEATKQAHPDKSLVMNAVSRYGARQIGETGKVDFFYNEVWADEADFTNLKAILYENGVYGNYQLNTVFAAYMNYNKADNRGEFNTPGVLLTDAVMFALGGSHLELGGDHMLCKEYFPNENLTMSEELKTAMVRYYDFLTSYQNLLRDGGTENSVSMNCTNGEMRLNSWPPQQGSVTTYAKQVGGKQVIHLLNFSQANSLSWRDVDGTMPEPALITKAALQMNLSAKVNKLWVASPDAHGGALQELPFTQENGIVSFTLPSLKYWTMIVAE